Genomic DNA from Bartonella alsatica:
GAATAGCTATGAAAAAAACGATTAAAACACCGACTGGAGGATATGGTGGTTCAGGATCGCATGAATTATATCAGCGTGTAAAGAAAAAACCAGGAACCATTAAAGCATCATCACGGCGATGGTTAGAAAGGCATTTAAATGATCCTTATGTTCATCAATCGAAAGTGGATGGTTATCGTTCGCGTGCCGCTTATAAGCTAATCGAAATTAATGAGCGCTATAAGTTTCTCAAGAAAGGTCAAAAGATTATTGATTTAGGAGCAGCACCGGGTGGGTGGTGTCAAGTAGCTGGACGTATAGTAGAGACAAGTGATAAAAAGCCTAGTGTGGTTGGTATCGATTATTTGCATGTTGACCGATTACCTGGGGTTGTTATGCTGGAAATGGATTTTTTACATGCAGATGCATCGCAAAAATTAATTGATGCTTTAGGAGAAAGGCCGGATGTGGTACTTTCTGATATGGCCGCACCGACAACGGGGCATCGCCAGACGGATCATTTGAGGACAATTTTTTTATGTGAAGTTGCTGCCGATTTTGCTCTTTCTGTTCTTAAACCTGGAGGACATTTTCTAGCAAAAGCCTTTCAAGGTGGAACAGAAAACACCCTACTTACTACATTAAAACAGAACTTTAAAACAGTCCATCATGTTAAACCACCTGCGAGCCGAACAGAATCAGTAGAGCTTTATCTTCTAGCTCTTGAGTTTAAAGCAAAAACAGAAATCCAACAGTAACTTCTTCTTTTCAGAAGGTTTAAGTCTACTTACTAAGATGTAAGGATATTTTCAACCAGCATTCAGTGATATTATTTATAGTTTTTCTGTAGTAAATGATGAAAAACTGGTAAAATTAGTGCATTGCCTGTAGAGGTAAAGGAATTGATTTCTCGGTGAGCGTTTCCAATGAAATTTCTTGATCAAGCTAAAGTCTATATTCGTTCTGGTAATGGAGGAGCAGGAGCAGTATCATTTCGTCGTGAAAAATTCATAGAATTTGGGGGCCCTGATGGGGGCAATGGAGGACGTGGTGGTGATGTTTGGGTCCTCGTTGTAGATGGGCTTAATACGCTAATTGACTATCGCTACCAACAGCATTTTAAAGCAAAAACAGGTGGGAATGGTAAAGGGCGTAACATGACGGGTGAAAGAGGTGAAGATATCATCCTTAAAGTACCGGTTGGAACACAAATTTTTGAAGAAGATAATAAGACGTTAATCTGTGATTTAACAAAAGTGGGACAACGATACCGTCTTGCAAAAGGAGGGAACGGTGGTTTTGGGAATCTTCATTTTACGACATCTACGAATCGAGCACCTCGTCGCGCAAATCCGGGATTGGCTGGAGAAGAGCGCACACTGTGGCTTCGTTTAAAATTAATAGCTGATGGCGGCCTTATTGGTTTGCCTAATGCTGGAAAGTCAACTTTTTTAGCGTCAGTAACCGCTGCAAGACCCAAAATTGCGGATTATCCTTTTACCACTCTACATCCTCATCTTGGTGTTGCGCGCATTGATGCTCGTGAATTTGTTTTGGCTGATATTCCCGGTCTAATCAAAGGAGCACATGAAGGTGTGGGAATTGGGGATCGTTTTTTAGGACACGTAGAACGTTGTAGTGTTTTACTCCATTTGATTTCTGCTCAAGAAGAAGATGTGGCGAAGGCATACCAAATTTTGCGTAATGAATTAGAAGCATATGGGAACAGTCTGAGTGATAAGGCTGAAATTATCGCTTTAAGTCAGATAGATACTCTCACTGCTGAAGAACGTAAAGCTAAGCAAGAGATTTTACAAAAAATAACAGGTAAATCTGTGCTGATGTTTTCTGCGGTTAGTCGTGAAGGTTTAGAAAATGTACTACGCGCTGTTGCACATATTATTGAAATGGCACGCAAAAAGCATGATGACGGAGAATAGCAGGATTGATTAAAATGGTAGTTGGGTTGCAAAAACTTGCACATTATAAACGCATTGTGATCAAAATTGGATCTGCACTTTTGGTTGATCCGCAGACAGGTTTACGGGCTGATTGGCTCAATAGTTTGATAAATGATGTTGTCAAGTTGCGTCAAAAAGGTGTTGAAATTTTATTAGTGTCTTCAGGTGCTATTGCTTTAGGAAGAACATTGTTACAACTTCCTAAAGGAACTTTGAAATTAGAAGAGAGTCAGGCATGTGCTGCTTTGGGGCAAATTGAATTAGCGAAGACATATGGTGATGCGCTTGCTCAGTATGGATTAAAAACAGGACAAATTTTACTCACTCTATTCGATACGGAAGAACGACGGCGTTATCTCAATGCACGTGCTACGATTAATGTACTTTTGCGTTTTGGAGCGGTGCCCGTTATTAATGAAAATGATACTGTCGCAACAAGTGAAATTCGCTATGGTGATAATGATCGTTTAGCAGCACGTGTAGCAACGATGATGGATTCAGATCTTTTGATACTTTTATCAGATATTGATGGCCTCTATGCGAAGTCTCCCCATCGTGATCCAAAGGCTGAATTTATTCCCTTTATTGCATCGATTACTAGTGATATCGAAAAAATGGCAGATGTTACTGTTTCAGAGATTTCTCGCGGAGGAATGAAGACCAAGCTTGAAGCCGGTAAGATAGCAAATTCTGCTGGAACGGCTATGGTTATTACTTCAGGCAAACGTATGAATCCTCTTACAGCACTTGATAGGGGGGAACGCAATAGTTTTTTTGCTGCCGGTGAAAAGCCTGTCAATGCTTGGAAAACATGGATTTCTGGCCATTTAGCTCCATCTGGTTTTTTGACGATTGATTGGGGAGCGGTGAAGGCTCTTGAATCTGGAAAATCATTATTAGCTGTAGGAGTTATTGCGGTTGAGGGAAGATTCAATCGTGGAGATACGGTTGCAATTGTTGATGTAAATGGAGTTGAGATTGCTCGGGGACTTGTAAATTATGGTAAAGATGAAGTTGTACGTATTATGGGGTGTAAAAGAAAAGAAATTGAATCTATCCTTGGATATGAAGCACGCTCTGCTATGGTGCATCGTAATGATATGGTTTTACGCTGCTTGACCGATTCTGCTTGAAAAAGTTATCTTTTATCTTGTTTATTGTTTTAACAGAGTGAATAATATTATGACTTTAAAAGAACAGATGAAGGAAATGGGGCGAAAAGCGCGCCATGCTGCTGCGGCGCTAGCTATTATGTCTCCTAAACAAAAGAATAAAGCATTAGAAATGATAGCTTTAAGTTTAGAGGCTCAATCAACTGAAATTTTACGAGCTAATCAGCAGGATTTAGAAAATGCTGTTCAGAATAATTTGAAGGCAGCGATGATTGATAGGCTCAAGTTAGACGAGTTGCGTTTGCGTGCAATTATAGAAAGTATCCAAAAAATTGTTTCTTTGCCTGATCCTGTTGGGCAAGTGATGAGTGAATGGACACGTCCAAATGGGCTTCATATTAGCCGTGTTCGTACACCACTTGGTGTGATTGGCATCATCTATGAAAGTCGACCAAATGTTACAATTGATGCAAGCGCTTTGTGTTTAAAAGCTGGAAATGCTGCAATTTTACGCGGTGGCTCGGATAGTTTTCATTCTGCCCATGCACTTCATTCGGCGTTGGTGAGAGGATTGGAGGAAGCTGGTTTTCCTAAAAATGCTATTCAAATGGTTGAAACGACAGATCGTAGTGCTGTTGGAGAAATGCTCAAAGGATTGGATGGTATGATTGATGTTATTGTACCTCGTGGTGGAAAAAAACTCGTTGCACGCGTTCAGTCTGATGCACGTGTTCCGACTTTTGCACATTTAGAGGGACTCTGTCATATTTATATTGACCAATCAGCAAATTTAGATATGGCACGCAATATTGTTTTAAATGCGAAACTGCGGCGTACAGGGATATGTAGTGCTGTTGAGACAGTCCTCATTGACCGCCAAGCATTAAAAAAATTTCTTCCTGTTCTAACTGCTTTACAGGAGAAGGGGTGTGAAATTCGTGCAACAGAAGATATTATTTTTCTGATGCCAGACTTCAAATTAGCTTCTGAAGAAGATTGGTCGTACGAATATCTTGATGCAATTCTTTCTGTCAAAACAGTTGAAGGTATTGAGGGAGCTATTGCACACATTCAACGTTATTCATCAGGGCATACGGAATCGATTATAGCTGAGGATATGGGGGTGGTAAAAATATTTTTTAATCGTTTAGATTCGGCTATTTTACTTCATAATGCATCTACTCAATTTGCTGATGGAGGTGAATTTGGTTTTGGGGCGGAACTTGGTATCGCAACAGGAAAAATGCATGCGCGTGGCCCTATAGGTGTTGAACAGCTAACATCATTTCAGTATCATATTAAAGGAAATGGACAGATTAGGCTTTGAAAAATCTATTTTTTGCATGGAAGGATCGTATGCCCTATGTTGAAAGGTCTAACGTTGTAGGCCTTTTAGGTGGGTCTTTTAATCCACCGCATGCTGGACATCTTCTTGTTGCAAAAATTGCAATTCGGCGTTTGTGTCTTGATCAATTATGGTGGATGGTAACTCCAAGAAACCCCCTAAAAGATTGTACGTACTTACCCTCTTTACATGAGAGAATGCGACTAAGTATTGAACTCGTTGATCATCCGAAGATTCGCGTAACGGGTTTTGAACAGGCTATAGGTAGTAAACTATCAGTAGATACGATTTCTCATATTCTTGCACATTATCGCGGTGTGCATTTTGTCTGGGTTATAGGTGCAGATAGTTTTGCAACGATTCATCATTGGTATCGCTGGCATGATATTGTATCTATGCTTCCTATTGCGATTATTGATCGTCCTTTTTTGCATATGTCAGCACTCTCTTCTCCTATGGCACACATTTACCGTTCTTTTCGTTTAGATGAGAAAGAAAGCAGACGATTACCTTTTATGAAACCACCAGCTTGGACTTATTTGCATGGGCCTTTGTCTTTTCAGTCTTCAACGAATCTTCGTTTAAAAAAAGCATGATTTTTTTGAGTATTTTATCTTTGAGGACCTAAAGTATTGTCTTTCTGGACGGTAATATAAAACATATCCGATGCAATGTAAAAATACGATGGCATCCATGTATGATTTCAATTTTCTTTTACATCAATTAAGTGTAGAAGAGTGAAGTTAAACGGGACATTCAGAGCAGGATTTATTCCAGTAAGCTTATAAGGTGAAGGGTAAGAGTTAGAGTCGGTAGAGTGAATCTGAGGGCAACCAATTGAATGTTAGATAGGTGGGGTAGGGAGATAAAAATTTTCGTTTTAAAGGGTGAAGCAAAATTCGAAAAAGTTTGCTTCTCTTTTAAGAGGGGGTACTTTTTTATACTTTAAATAATAAGAAAGAATATAGGTCTGGAAAACGTGTTACAAAAACATTTTTACAGTATTGCATCTTCGACAGAAAAAAAAATCTTTTCTGCTCGTGATAGTCTCAAAATTATTCTCAAGAGTTTAGAGGATACAAAAGCAGAGGATATAGTCTCTATTGATATTCAGGGGAAATCAGCTTTAGCTGATTACATGGTCATAGCTTCAGCATATTCACAGCGTCATGTAGCTGCTGTTGCTGATCATTTATTACGTACTTGGAAAAACAGTGGCAGCGGTCTTGCAAGTGTAGAAGGGCTTGCGGGAGGTGATTGGGTATTGATTGATACAGGTGATATTATTGTCCATCTTTTTCGTCCAGAAATTCGTCTCTTTTACAATTTAGAAAAGATGTGGCTTGCTCCAGATTTTAACAATACAAAATCGGTACTCTTTGGAGATCATTAACATGCAAATTTCTATTTTTGCTGTTGGTCGCATGAAAAAGGGAGCGGAACATGAATTAGTTCACCATTATTTGGATCGTTTTTCTAAAAGTTCTGGAGCTATAGGGGTTCATTTAAAAAAATTAAAGGAAATATCAGAAAGTCGTGCTCAGACAGCATGTCAGCGTATGGAAGAAGAGGGAAGAAAGCTTATCGAATTTCTGCCTGAAAAATGTCGACTAATCGTGTTAGATGAGCGTGGAAAGTCGATTTCGTCATCTGCTTTTGCGGAAAAAATACAGTTTTATCGTGATGAAGGTATCCGTGATCTCATAATTGCTTTAGGAGGACCTGATGGGCATAATGAACAAATAAGAAGTCGTGCTGACTTTCTTTTGTCTTTTGGTTTTATGACATGGCCGCATCAAATTGCGCGTATACTTCTTACAGAGCAGCTTTATCGTGCTGTAACAATTGTGAGTAATCATCCTTATCATCGTTTTTAAAGTTTTTGTGCGATTTTTAGTACTTAACTATGTATTTATTAATATTGTTTTAGCTGACATCATTTAAAGCAACGTTAGTTTATGCGATGATGCTTAATGGTTGGGCAAATGAAGAAGCTTCTTCATAGAAAGATACGATATTTATACGAGAAATGCGCGATATTTGTCACGCTGTTTTTGAGTACAGGATTTTGCTTTTCTGTATCGCATGCTGAAGATAAAATTAGGAGTGTAGAAGCAGCACATAAAGCGTTGGTAGAAATTCGCCAAAATATTTCCATCTCACATGAGCGTGTTGCTTTTCTTACGCGTCAGGTTGAGCGTTTAAAGAAAGATCAACTTGTTTTGAGTAATGCACTCATAAAAGCTGCTAAAGCAGAACGTGCAGTAGCAAATGATATTGCTGAAAAGGAAGAAAAGCTAAAAAAAATGATAGAAAAGCGGGCACAAGTTTATCAAAATTTGAAAAGTCGTCGTGCTGAATTTGCGGAAGTTCTTGTCATTTTAGAACGTATGGGATTAAAGCCACCTCCTGCTCTTATGGTACGGCCTGAGGATGTGTTAGCTTCTGTACGTAGTTCTGTTTTATTGGGGGCTGTCGTACCTCAGATGCAAGAGAAAACACAAGCTTTAACAGAAAGTCTCAAGGAATTGACTACTTTGAGCAATTCAATTGCTACAGAATATGCAGCATTAAAAATTAAAATGCAAAACCAAGCAGAGCAGCAAAAGCATCTAGAGCTTTTATTAGAGGAAAAAGCCAAACTACAAACAAAAACAGAAAAAAAACTTACAGAGCAACAACAAAAAAACCTTGTTCTTGCGAAAAAAGCCCAATCTTTGGAAGAATTAATTTTAGAACTTGATCGTCAATCAAAACTTAATTCTGATATATCAATACAAGTGCGGAAAAATTTACAATTGTTAGAGCGATCCAATTTTGAAAATAGAAAAGGCTCTTTGCTTTTTCCTGTTTTAGGAACAAGAATTCAGCATGCTCATAAAAATTCGCAGTTTGCTCGCTTTGGTGAGATGATTGAAACAGAAGCAGCAGCAGTCGTTATATCTCCTGCTGATGCTCTTGTTGCTTTTGCTGGACCATTTCGTTCTTACGGACAGTTAATTATCCTCAATGTTGGAAATGGTTATCATATCGTGCTTATTGGTATGTCCAGAATCAATGTCGCTCAGGGGCAATTTGTTCTTGCGGGTGAGCCTCTTGGGACGATGGGGATGCAATTTATTGCGAACAGTGTTGCATTGGATATAGGCAAAACTGCTCCGATGCTTTACATTGAGTTTAGAAAGCAAGGGAAGCCTATAAATCCAACTCCTTGGTGGCGAACTGAAAAAAACGAAAAGGAACCAAAATGATTCGTAAAGTTATTCTTTGGGTCGCTGGGGTATTGCTCGGCGCCAGTTCAATGATTATGGTGCAGTCTTTTGCTGCTAAGAATGAAGGTGAAGCATATAAAGAACTAGCCCTATTTGGTGATATTTTTGAACGAGTACGTATGCAATATGTGACGGTTCCAGATGATAAAAAGCTTATTGAGAATGCTATCAAAGGAATGCTCATATCACTTGATCCCCATTCGTCTTATATGAATGCGCAAGAAGCCAAGGAGATGCGGGATTCTACAAAGGGAGAATTTGGAGGCCTTGGTATTGAAGTAACCATGGAGAAAAATTTAATTAAAGTTGTTTCTCCAATGGATGATACACCTGCTTCAAAAGCAGGGATTTTGGCGGGAGATCTTATTTCAAAAATTGATGGTGTACAGACCAATGGTTATACGTTAAATGAAGCTGTTAATAAGATGCGTGGTGCTCCTGGAACACCAATTACGTTGACGATTATTCGTTCTGGTGTTGATAAGCCGATCGATATTAAGGTCGTTCGTGATATCATCAAAGTGAAGGCGGTGAAATATCGTGTTGAAGGCGATATTGGTTATTTAAGAATCATTCAGTTTTCTGAACAGACTTTTGGCAATCTTCAGGCTGCAATTAAAGATATTCAATCTAAAATTCCTCAAGATAAATTAAAAGGGTATGTTCTTGATTTACGGCTTAATCCTGGTGGTCTTTTAGACCAGGCTGTTAATGTTTCAAGCGCTTTTCTTAATAAAGGTGAGATTGTATCAACTCGTGGGCGTAAAAAGAGTGATGTGACAAGATTTGATGCTAAGCCAGGTGATATCATCAATGGAAAACCTCTTATTGTGCTGATTAATGGTGGTTCGGCAAGTGCTTCTGAAATTGTTGCAGGAGCATTACAAGATCATCGTCGTGCTACAATTTTAGGAACGCAATCTTTTGGTAAAGGATCTGTTCAAACAATTATCCCTTTGGGTGAAGATGGTGCTTTACGTTTAACAACAGCACTTTATTATACGCCGTCTGGCACCTCAATTCAAGGAACAGGGATTACACCTGATATTATTGTAGAGCAACCACTACCTGAAAAATACAAAGGCTATGATGTAAAGGTTGGTGAATCTGCATTAAAAGGGCATATCAAAGGAAAGCAAGAAAGCAATAAAGGGTCTGGCTCAGCTGCTTTTGTTCCCCAGGATCCTAAGGAAGATATTCAATTACATGAGGCTTATAAGCTGTTACGGGGTGAAATGGCAAATGCGGCATTTCCACCAGATCCCAATAAGGATGTTTTAAAGTGAGAAAAGGTGTGTAACAGCTGACAGCTTATAAATTTGGGAGATAATTGAATGGATGCAGTGATTAATTTGAAGGCTCTTCCTTATAGAAAATCTGTTGGGATTGTTGTCTTTAATCATGTAGGTAAAGTTTGGGTTGGACGCCGTTTAATGACGTGTGCACACGTTGATACCGAAATATCTCATCGTTGGCAGCTTCCTCAAGGGGGAATCGATGAGAATGAAAAGCCATTCGATGCAGCATGTCGTGAACTTTACGAAGAAACAGGAATTCGATCTGTAAGGTTGATTAAGGAAGCACAGGATTGGTTCCATTATGATTTTCCACAAGAACTTGTTGGGTGTACCTTGAACAATAAATACCGTGGACAGATACAAAAATGGTTTGCTTTTCAATTTACAGGGGATCTCTATGAAATCAAGATAAATCCTCCGCCAGATGGCAATAAAGCAGAATTCGATCAGTGGAAATGGGTTGATTTGGAAATACTTCCTTCAATTGTTATTTCTTTTAAAAAGCATGTTTATATGAAAGTTGTCGATGAATTTCGAGGTAGCCTTAGAAGATTATAAAAGCTATATAGTGGTAGAAAGCTCTTTTTTTATTAAGATGCTTTATGTTATGTAATCGTTAAGATAATAGAATATTTCTCTTTTATGTAAAGAACTGGAATATAAGATGAAAAAGTTATTTAATTTACTTATAGTTTTTACTCTCTTGAGTATTTCTTCTGTAGCATTTGCTTCAGATTCGAAACCAGCTGCAACCAAGCCTGCAGCAGCTACCTTGCCGAATGGTGCTTCTTCTTTGACCGAAACCTATGGTTTGTGGAGTATTAGCTGCGGTATACAGGAAGGAAAGAAGGTTTGTTTTATAAGCCGTCAGGAAGTGAATGATCAGGGCCGCGTCGTTGTGGTTATGAATGTTATTATCAATGCTGATGGTGTTGTATCTGGTAATTTGACAGTTCCTTTTGGTATTTTGGTTTCCAAGCCTGTTCGTTTACAAGTTGATGAAGGAAAAGCTGTTATCGAGACTGGTATTCGGACTTGTGTACCAGCAGGTTGCATTGTTCCAATAGTTTTTGACAAAAATTATGTGGCTGCTTTACGTGCTGGAAAACATTTGAAGTTGGCTATGACAGTTGCTGCTCCAGGTGAACCAGCTTTAAACGATTTATTCGTTCAATTGAATGGTTTTAGCAATGCACTTAATCGTTTAATTGCTTTGCAAAAATAATCTAAAAGATAAAACGAAGGCGGCCTTTTAAGGCCGTTTTTAGTTTAAGAATTTTGTGTAGTAGGCTTACGGTTAAAACGACGAAATTATTATGTAAGAGATATTCAGAGTTTTTTTAAGATTGTCAGGTTATTTGCTACTGTTGCTATTTTGACCAGCTGTTTTTTATTCGGATACTTGCTTGTTAGGTTCATCATCATAATTATAGAAATGAAGAATTAGAATGTTTCGATTTTCTATTCATGGAAAAAGAAGGTGGAGTATAAAACCATTGTTTGATAAATGGGCTTATTTTAGTGAAAGTTCTATAAAAATCTTTGTTTCTTTAATTGAAAGAAGGATAAACTATGGTTTATACATTGTTTCAAGTGATTGATCTCATTTTCAATATTTATATTAATATTTTAATCGCAAGTGTCATTTTTTCTTGGCTTTGTGTATTTAATATAGTCAATGTACGCAATCGCTTTATTATTTTAATACGAAGCTTTTTGTATCGTCTCACAGAGCCGGTTTTAAACTGTATTCGGCAGGTTTTGCCGAATCTTGGAACAATTGATATTTCACCTATTGTAGTGTTCATAATTATTTATTTTATTCGTATGTTCATGTGGAATGCTTATGCAAACATGTATCTATAAAAATATTGCATGAGATGAGTAAAAATGTTTCATCAGTTTGGTACGGATGGTTTAATTTTGTTTATATATCTCATTCCAAAATCTCCCGTAGATCGAATAATGGGAGTTGAATGTAAAGATAATGGAAAGCAATATCTGGTTGTACGCCTTCGTGCTGTTCCTGAAGATGGAAAAGCAAATAAAGCGCTTATCAAATTTTTAGCGAAGCAATGGAAAATTCCATCGTCTTGTATTTCTCTGAAAAGTGGTGCACAATCTCGCTACAAACAGCTTTACTTTTCCACACATTTGGAAGAACTAAAGCAAATATGGAAATCTTTAAGAGATTGCATCTCAAAATAAAAACTCATTTAAAAACAGGCTTTATTTTTTTGAAAGAGTCACACTTCTTTATTGCGCTCAATAGCTTGCTTAATCAGTTCACATGCAAAACTTTTATCACGCCAACCTTCAATTTTAGCCCATTTCCCTGGCTCAAGATCTTTGTAATGTTCAAAAAAATGCTCAATTTGTTTTAATGTAATTTCAGGAAGATCTGTATAGTCATGAATATTAATATAACGTTTTGTTAATTTTGGAGTAGGGATAGCAATAATCTTTTCATCTTTACCACCGTCATCTTCCATAATTAGGGCCCCGAGGGGACAAACATTAATAACACAGCCCGGAAGGAGTGGACGGGTATTACAAATAAGGACATCAATTGGATCACCGTCATCTGACAGTGTATGTGGGACAAAACCATAATTTCCTGGATAAACCATCGATGTATAAAGAAAACGGTCAACAAATAATGCACCCGATTTTTTATCCATCTCATATTTTATTGGTTGACTACCAAGAGAAACTTCTACGATGACATTGATATCTTGTGGGGGATTTTTACCAACGGGAATTTCTTTAATATTCATGTAAATATCCTTTCCGAAGTATGGTGAAATTAGGTACAATAAAAGGTTTGACCGAAGAAGTTATAAAATTAGCTTAAAACTGTTGAGCGTGTTTTTTCAAAACGTTTGCGTTCATTAGGATCTAGATAAAATTTGCGGAGACGAATATTTTTAGGAGTCACTTCTACAAGTTCATCATCTTGTATCCACGATAGAGCACGTTCTAATGTCATTTTAAGAGGAGGAGTTAATTTTACGGCTTCATCTTTTCCAGCAGCACGCATGTTTGTTAGTTTTTTTCCTTTTAAAACATTCACTTCTAAGTCGTTATCACGTGAGTGTATGCCAATAATCATGCCTTGGTAGACTTTAACACCAGCACCGATTATCATAGGTCCACGATCTTCAAGATTAAAAAGAGCATAAGCGACAGATTCACCGTTATCATTTGAAATCATCACACCATTGACGCGGCCATCAATGTCTCCCTTATAAGGTTCATAAGCGTGAAAGAGGCGATTCATAATTGCTGTACCACGTGTGTCAGTTAAAAGCTCAGATTGATAGCCTATAAGGCCTCGCGTTGGTGCATAAAAGACAAGACGTACACGATTACCGCCAGAAGGACGCAATTCAACCATTTCAGCTTTACGTTCAGACATTTTTTGAACGACCGTTCCTGAATATTCCTCATCAACATCGATGACAACTTCTTCGATTGGTTCAAGAGTTGTTCCGTTTTCATCTTTTTGCATAACAACGCGTGGCCGTGAAACACTGAGCTCAAATCCTTCACGGCGCATATTTTCGATGAGAACTGCAAGCTGCAATTCTCCTCGTCCTGAGACATAGAAAGAATCTTTATCAGCTGATTCTTCAATTTTAAGAGCTATATTGCTTTCTGCTTCTTTTAACAAACGATCACGGATAACACGGCTTGTTACTTTATCACCTTCAGTTCCTGCAAGGGGGCTATCATTGACGAGAAAGCTCATAGTAACAGTGGGAGGATCAATTGGTTGAGCGGTAAGAGGTTCATTGACCGTGGGATCACAGAAAGTATCAGCAACAGTACCTTTTTGTAGCCCAGCGATTGCTACAATATCACCGGCAATGCTTTCTTCAATAGGTTGCCGCTCTAACCCACGAAATGCTAAAATTTTCGAAATACGCCCAGTTTCTAAAAGCTTTCCATCTTGTCCAAGAACTTTAATACTTTGATTGGGTTTTATAGAGCCCGAATGAATACGGCCTGTAATAATTCGCCCAAGAAATGGATCTGCTTCAAGAATAGTTCCGATCATACGAAATGGTCCTTCTGCTACATTAGGAGAAGGAACATGGCGGATTACAAGATCAAACAGAGGGCTAAGTCCTTGATCTTTTGGTCCCTCAAGGGCTTCAGCCATCCATCCATCGCGTCCTGATCCATAGAGGATGGGAAAATCAAGCTGTTCATCGGTTGCATCAAGAGCAGCAAAAAGGTCAAAGACTTCATTAATAACTTCGTCAGCACGCGCATCAGGGCGATCAATTTTATTAATGGCAACAATAGGACGTAAACCTACTTTCAATGCTTTGCCGACAACAAATTTGGTTTGCGGCATAGGCCCTTCAGCGGCATCAACAAGCACAATTGCTCCATCTACCATATTGAGGATACGTTCAACTTCACCACCGAAATCAGCGTGGCCAGGAGTGTCAACAATATTAATTCTGGTATCTTTCCAAACAACAGACGTTACCTTCGCTAGAATTGTAATTCCCCGTTCTTTTTCAATATCGTTTGAATCCATCATACGTTCGCTGGTACGTTGATTGTCACGGAAATTTCCTGATTGCTTGAGCAGTCCATCTACGAGCGTTGTTTTCCCATGGTCAACGTGGGCGATAATGGCAATGTTAC
This window encodes:
- a CDS encoding glutamate-5-semialdehyde dehydrogenase, with protein sequence MTLKEQMKEMGRKARHAAAALAIMSPKQKNKALEMIALSLEAQSTEILRANQQDLENAVQNNLKAAMIDRLKLDELRLRAIIESIQKIVSLPDPVGQVMSEWTRPNGLHISRVRTPLGVIGIIYESRPNVTIDASALCLKAGNAAILRGGSDSFHSAHALHSALVRGLEEAGFPKNAIQMVETTDRSAVGEMLKGLDGMIDVIVPRGGKKLVARVQSDARVPTFAHLEGLCHIYIDQSANLDMARNIVLNAKLRRTGICSAVETVLIDRQALKKFLPVLTALQEKGCEIRATEDIIFLMPDFKLASEEDWSYEYLDAILSVKTVEGIEGAIAHIQRYSSGHTESIIAEDMGVVKIFFNRLDSAILLHNASTQFADGGEFGFGAELGIATGKMHARGPIGVEQLTSFQYHIKGNGQIRL
- a CDS encoding nicotinate-nucleotide adenylyltransferase, whose protein sequence is MPYVERSNVVGLLGGSFNPPHAGHLLVAKIAIRRLCLDQLWWMVTPRNPLKDCTYLPSLHERMRLSIELVDHPKIRVTGFEQAIGSKLSVDTISHILAHYRGVHFVWVIGADSFATIHHWYRWHDIVSMLPIAIIDRPFLHMSALSSPMAHIYRSFRLDEKESRRLPFMKPPAWTYLHGPLSFQSSTNLRLKKA
- a CDS encoding RlmE family RNA methyltransferase codes for the protein MKKTIKTPTGGYGGSGSHELYQRVKKKPGTIKASSRRWLERHLNDPYVHQSKVDGYRSRAAYKLIEINERYKFLKKGQKIIDLGAAPGGWCQVAGRIVETSDKKPSVVGIDYLHVDRLPGVVMLEMDFLHADASQKLIDALGERPDVVLSDMAAPTTGHRQTDHLRTIFLCEVAADFALSVLKPGGHFLAKAFQGGTENTLLTTLKQNFKTVHHVKPPASRTESVELYLLALEFKAKTEIQQ
- the rsfS gene encoding ribosome silencing factor, which produces MIRKNIGLENVLQKHFYSIASSTEKKIFSARDSLKIILKSLEDTKAEDIVSIDIQGKSALADYMVIASAYSQRHVAAVADHLLRTWKNSGSGLASVEGLAGGDWVLIDTGDIIVHLFRPEIRLFYNLEKMWLAPDFNNTKSVLFGDH
- the obgE gene encoding GTPase ObgE, whose amino-acid sequence is MKFLDQAKVYIRSGNGGAGAVSFRREKFIEFGGPDGGNGGRGGDVWVLVVDGLNTLIDYRYQQHFKAKTGGNGKGRNMTGERGEDIILKVPVGTQIFEEDNKTLICDLTKVGQRYRLAKGGNGGFGNLHFTTSTNRAPRRANPGLAGEERTLWLRLKLIADGGLIGLPNAGKSTFLASVTAARPKIADYPFTTLHPHLGVARIDAREFVLADIPGLIKGAHEGVGIGDRFLGHVERCSVLLHLISAQEEDVAKAYQILRNELEAYGNSLSDKAEIIALSQIDTLTAEERKAKQEILQKITGKSVLMFSAVSREGLENVLRAVAHIIEMARKKHDDGE
- the rlmH gene encoding 23S rRNA (pseudouridine(1915)-N(3))-methyltransferase RlmH, whose protein sequence is MQISIFAVGRMKKGAEHELVHHYLDRFSKSSGAIGVHLKKLKEISESRAQTACQRMEEEGRKLIEFLPEKCRLIVLDERGKSISSSAFAEKIQFYRDEGIRDLIIALGGPDGHNEQIRSRADFLLSFGFMTWPHQIARILLTEQLYRAVTIVSNHPYHRF
- the proB gene encoding glutamate 5-kinase produces the protein MVVGLQKLAHYKRIVIKIGSALLVDPQTGLRADWLNSLINDVVKLRQKGVEILLVSSGAIALGRTLLQLPKGTLKLEESQACAALGQIELAKTYGDALAQYGLKTGQILLTLFDTEERRRYLNARATINVLLRFGAVPVINENDTVATSEIRYGDNDRLAARVATMMDSDLLILLSDIDGLYAKSPHRDPKAEFIPFIASITSDIEKMADVTVSEISRGGMKTKLEAGKIANSAGTAMVITSGKRMNPLTALDRGERNSFFAAGEKPVNAWKTWISGHLAPSGFLTIDWGAVKALESGKSLLAVGVIAVEGRFNRGDTVAIVDVNGVEIARGLVNYGKDEVVRIMGCKRKEIESILGYEARSAMVHRNDMVLRCLTDSA